Within the Oncorhynchus masou masou isolate Uvic2021 chromosome 1, UVic_Omas_1.1, whole genome shotgun sequence genome, the region AGCAAAAATAGTTTAAAACAAGTATTAATGTGTCACTGTCAATAGCTAACAAACAAGGCTATCTAGAGGCAGGTTAATAGAAAAAGTATTGTTCTTCCAGTTGAACTTGCACTGCTTTGTCCTTATAACTGCATTATATATGGTAGTCCAGTGCAGTAATATTCCGTCTTCGGGCATAACATTGGAGAAGTGTCCCACATTAGAATGTATATCGATAGTCGGTAGGCTGTTGTTAAATTGGCATCACTGAGAAGTGCACAATAAAGTATTAAATGCAGTTGTTAGACGCTAACAGAAAAATGCAGCGAAGTACTGCGCATGGGCATAAAAAAAATTGGTCTAATTTATGCGCAAGTCTACAAAATTAGACTTTGTCCTCATGTTTCTTTGCTCACATTGTTTTGCTCACAAGCTTGGTTGTTTTtcttattattcttattattatttttcttattGTTTTTCCTGCTTCCACTGACAGCAAAGAGATGCCTTAGTCAGCGCATGCGccgagtacacgtcctggtaatgcATGTGAatgttggcctgtataaaggtcTTACATCGGTTACGGAGAGAGTGATTACAAAGTCATCCGGAACATCTGATGCTCTCatgtatgcttcagtgttgcttgcttcgaagagagcatagaagtaatttagctcgtctggtaggcttgtatCTTTACTAAGAAATGTcttgttttagaaacattacaaagcatgTGCAAGTCTGCTTTTAGTTTCATCTTTTATATATGCATGGCAAAAATAGATTTTGtctggaaaaaaataaaaatcggaGTGGCTTTaagattaaaaaaaatatctacCTGCCACAGTGGCTGGTGGTCCAAAAAGTACATTTTAGGCCCTGGTACCATCTAACAATTGGATTTAATTATTTATTGGGCACTGTAAATAATGCCTTTTTAAAATCAGAATTTTCTACCAATTAAGGACCTTCTGACATGGAAAACTTGACACAAACAGTACAATCACAGATCGGGAATTAATTTGCAAGGTTTGCTTGTGATATACTTATAGACCTTGTTCATTGCGGTCTGTAACATGGGCTAACACCCCAAGTTGCCCTTAAATGTATAAACTGAACTCAAATGGTACCTACCCTGACTTGTTCTTGTCTAGCAGGCTGGGGGCTAGAGCTCTGATGTAGGCACATGTACAGATGAGCAGAAGAATCACAGTCAGAAGACTCTGGAAGTTAAAAATGGCAGACTGCAAGAGGAGAGAGTGACAAATGAAAGAAATGCAGCAGACTAAAATTTTCACCAAGAAAAGAGGTATCTAAACCTAGCCCAAGCCTGTAACATTAGCTAGTGGCTGCTTTTGCTGAGGACCTTCTCAAAACAATTAACCATTCCTATAAATAAGTACCATTTTAATAGTAATGTTAAATAATACACATTGGCTGTTAAGACAATGATATTATATGACTGTTGCTTCCCGTTTAAGTTTAATGCGATGGtaatggaggtgggggggggggggggggtgtcttcaACCTAGCCTACCTTTTAGCCAGCTAGCTTGACTTGCTATATTTAAACATTAAGGCCCAGGGGGatgtggtatgtggccaatataccacggcttaggGCTGTGGTATacggccatataccacaaatcccAGAGGCGCCTTATTGTGATTATGAActagttaccaatgtaattagaacagtaaacagTATTGTTTTGTCATATGTTCAGCATCCAGGGATCAAGCCACCCGGTTTATAAATTAAGTTAAAGAAACAagttgagaaaaaaaaaaaaactttacaaaACATTTTATATTATCACCCGAAACAATATGTATCCTGTCTTGTTAAAAAAAAGTCATATTTTgcggtgggtataatttgtggaacatTCCGTTCCAAAAACGTTCAAGGTTGCCAACAAACAACGCACACAAAGTTGTATAGCGGCAGAATAAAACACCGGGGTAGGGAGTGGGCTATTTAATTACGTGTTTTACTCGCAATGTTTATTCCCGAAAAATGCCTGTACTCACTCTGGTAGCCTATCAACAAACTAAGAATAAATGGATGCCTATTCGGCTGCTAGTTCGCTAGGTGGATTGAGAATGTTACTTTGTATGCGTTGTTTGTTGGCAACCTTGTACTTTACGAAGTTTGACACAGATTCCTGTTGAAACGTGCCACAAATTATACCAATCCCATATTTCGCTATCTGATGAGACAGGCTCTCCTCCATATTTTGCGTTATAAAGGCTCCGCCACCAGGCAAAGACCCAGTGAAGATAATGTAAGGCGTAACGCAAAACACAGGCAAAGACTCAGTGAAGATGATGTAAGGCGTAATGAAATAGGTCACGATGTAAACGGCGCATAATGCCGCCTTCACATTCTAGTCGGAACTGGGAAACACGGAAGTGTTCGACTTACTGATTCGTTGAACGCTGCTCGTGTATAAATATAACCAGTTAGAAAGTCAGAAATGTTCAAGTTCTGACTAGCACGTGAATGCGGTATAAAACACAAAGGCATGCTACATTGGTGGCCCGGAACGGAAAGGCTAATGCCTCATTAGaaaactgggaactcgggaaaaaAAACGAGTTCCGAATGGGAAAaatcgttttgaacggtcatccaattCGGAATTACATTTCGAAAACTCGGGCCTCTTCCTAGAGTCCCCACTTTCCAACCCGaggatcactgacgtcatcatttGACCTATTTTTGAGTTCCCAAACCCGGTTGTCTTTAAAGCACCAGACGTGGCACAATTTCGTCGAGTTTGCGAACTGTTACACTGATTGGCATCTACCATGTGGACATGCAATCAACATTTAACAAATAGGCTATCAAATGAAAGGGCTAGGTCAGTATGATATGAGAAACTGAGACAACACAGATCGAGATGTTTTGTCGTGATTTATTGCCCTTGTTGTcaaagctagctaacgttacagtaCTGTTTGCTAACAAGCAAGCTTGCTACACACACTGTCTGCAGAAACATTTGCCAGCTACTCATGTCATATAGAGCTAATTGGATACTATATACGAAAAGCTATATCAACCATTGTCACGAATTGATATTGAAAAGTTGAACAACTCTCACTCTTACCATTTTTGTAGCTAAATTTCTCAAAGCCACATCACACTTCCTCTTCGTCCTTTGAAATGACCTAGTTACTAGTGCGTCATTACGCACTCAACACAAGCCCTTCCCTGATTGGCTTACAATTTACCGGACATTTTTATGGGCTAAGTTATCAAACTTCAAATATCTTTGCTTTCAAAACATGCGTTGATTCTCTGAAGTGCAGAATTTAAAATATGGGGCACTAGCTAGCGCAAACTATTAGCTAGCTATTTCAGTTGGTTTCTTTCGTGTCAAAAACACATGCAGTCAGTGCATCATTTATTTCAGTGGTGTACAATTTAAACGCTAGAGACAGTGGCAATACCTAACCTACTTCTGAAACGCGGAAGTCAAGGTTTTACTCTGGGGTGAACTCATTCATAAGAGGCAAGTTTCATGTAAGATGTGTTTCTCTTGCGTCATGCAAGTCACAACATTTTTTTATTCATAATGAATGTGTGCAAAGTTGATTGAGAAGTTGCTTGCTTACTTCCTGATGAAGGTGTGGTCAATATCAAATGAGCTACATTTAAATGGAGGAAAAATAGTGAACGATACTAGCTAGTTATCAAAAGTTCGGTACAACACAGTCATGTGTTATATTATTTATAGTAGAACTCTCAGCGAACAGTGACAGTTTTCCGACAGTTTACAATCATGTAGGCAGGGAAGGAGAAGATTAACAATTGGACATTACTAAAGTTTCTACATTTCAGGTTGCTGTTATGGGTGTAAACATTCAAACAGTTACTGGCAATAAtgtgctctctttttctctgacgTTAGACATGTTTGTGGTCATTTCCTCACGTCACAAGTTTTCACAATATGCCCCCTCCCTCCGACTATACCTCGAAGACATCTTGACATGATTGCATTTAAACCATGTTTTATGATCTCCCCAACGCCTGCCTCTTAGACACTCCTAATGTACCATTTAATGCAAGAATTTTGAATCGAAACCACACATAAATCAACTGTGTTATACAGTAAAATGCAGAGGGAATTTGGTCATGATTTCTTGGAATTGAGACTTGTTAGCTCCAGAAGTGTTTATTTGAATCGGATTTGGAATGTTTGAATTACAACAATCTATTTTAAATAACACACTGCACACTAGCCTTCTTCACCTAGTTATTATTGATATTAAAAAGACATGTCCTTGATTAAATCATTTAAGGTACTGGTCATGAGTCGACAAGACAATAATCAAAGTTCCCAGGGGGGTATTCACTAGGATCCAAACAGGGAGGGACTTACTGGAATTTGTCCAATAGGAGTTTTCATTGCAAAACCTTTCGCTATGGTCCAAaagttttgctacagtgtgcgaCTAATGAATACACACGTGGTGTTCCAATGACTAGTATGTTACACAATTAGTCATGTAAATAAAGTGTTGCAGGGTTGGTACAAATTATTGTTTCAACTGTGATGCCTCGTGGTTTATGTATTTAGGCCTACACAATTAAATATTTTCATTTTCCATTATTTAGATATGCAAAAAGTAAGCTACAAAGTAGTTAATGAGCATGTCTACAACATTGTGCAAGCCATGGACAGGTGGGACTATATACCATGTAGGCAATTCACCTGCCAATGTAATGACCATTAACATTGGTTTCAGTGCCACTTGATATGCCCTGAAGCGTCACTTTTAACAAAAAATATTGAGACACCATATTTTTCAATCATGCCCAATCTGTTCAAATTCCCATGGGCTGATCATGAACGACTGGTGGGGGAGGGGCGAGCGACTTCATGAACGAGGTCTAGTAGCAAAACAAAGTCCCAATATTTCACAGTGCTGTTGTCATGCCGCCAAAGTGATTCTCTGATGTTTCTGCCCATAGGCAAATCATCAGTTTTGCAAGTGCAGAGCATGTTGGGAATGTCAGTTAATTACACTGCTGGTTGTCCAGGCCTTGGCTGCAGTGACTTGGCTATATGTAATTAGAGAATCACTTATCTCTTGGAAGCACCTTGAATTAGTGGCTGGGGTTGTTTGACTTCATATCCTCCATAACTCATCCTCTATAGAGAATGACCTTTTATCACCTAGGCCTAGTTCACATTTTTCAGGCAGCTCAATGTGCCCTATACAAGATCATAGTGTCACATGGCCGTAATCTATTTCTTTCTGGTACATTTGTTTTGAATTTGACAAAATCATTTCCCTTGTAATCAAAAGAGATTTGCATATAACAGTTTgtaatgttttttattttcaccgttatttaaccaggtaggccagttgagaacaagttctcatttacagctgcaacctggccaagataaagcaaagcagtgtgacaaaaacaacaacacagagttacacatgggataagcaAACGTACAGTTgataacacaaaataaaacatctatgtacagtgtgtgcacatgtagtaagattagggaggtaaggcaataaatagg harbors:
- the LOC135520764 gene encoding protein kish-A, with protein sequence MSAIFNFQSLLTVILLLICTCAYIRALAPSLLDKNKSGILGIFWKCARIGERKSPWVAFCCVLMAFSILFVQ